One window from the genome of Solea solea chromosome 2, fSolSol10.1, whole genome shotgun sequence encodes:
- the LOC131450407 gene encoding helix-loop-helix protein 2-like, translating to MMLSPDQAEADLSWTQSDPESMLNGLRAAGCSSDDPTEGEERAKCKTDPPLTREEKRRRRRATAKYRSAHATRERIRVEAFNVAFAELRKLLPTLPPDKKLSKIEILRLAICYISYLNHVLDV from the coding sequence ATGATGCTGAGCCCGGACCAGGCTGAAGCGGACCTCTCCTGGACTCAGTCCGACCCGGAGTCGATGCTCAACGGCCTGAGGGCGGCGGGCTGCTCCTCGGACGATCCGACGGAGGGCGAGGAGAGGGCCAAGTGCAAAACCGATCCTCCgctcaccagagaggagaagaggcgGAGGCGAAGGGCCACGGCCAAGTACCGCTCTGCCCACGCCACCAGAGAGAGGATCCGCGTGGAGGCGTTCAACGTGGCCTTTGCGGAGCTGAGAAAACTGCTCCCCACTTTACCCCCAGACAAGAAACTCTCCAAGATCGAGATCCTCAGACTGGCTATATGCTACATCTCCTATCTGAATCACGTGTTGGATGTCTAA